From the genome of Phlebotomus papatasi isolate M1 chromosome 2, Ppap_2.1, whole genome shotgun sequence:
TTGTCGAACTCCTGGAGACTGTAGCGATGGAGAGATCTTCTGGCCAGCAGATGGGAAGTGTTATGGCAAGCTGACGAGAGGCCCTTGTCCACGAGGAAAACTCCTCACAGCAGCAAAAGTATAAAGAATTCTTTAGTCTttgcgaaatattttttgtagtttCCTTTCAACCTTTTAGGACAATTTGGCTGAGTGTCATTGTCAAGCTTCTGGCCATTTAGCGCCTTTCTTTCATCTCGCAGATGAACTGTGCTACGAACACTTTACCCGCGGTCCTTGTCCAGAGGGAGATCTTTTTTTGCCTAGTGGAGAATGTGGTTGTCGGAGAGATTTGCCACAATTTCACACAGAATCTGGACAGTGCTTTGAATTGGGCGCACCTGGACCCTGTCCAGGAGGACATGTCTTTCAGATAGAGGAAGGCGGTTCCGGAGGACAGTGCAGATGCCGTGAAGGAAATgttctgtggtcagaagatgGATTGTGCTATAGAGCGTTTACTCGAGGTCCCTGTGAAGCTGGAGAATTTCTCATGGCTTCCAATTCCACTTGCGTGAAGAATCCCTGCGCTAAGGGTGAACTGTTCTTTCCAGCTGATGCTTCCTGCTATCGAATTGGAACCCAAGGACCGTGTACTCTCCATTCAGTGATTGTTTTTGATTTCACTGCTCGACCTTCAATTGACGGGGTATCCTACAACGGAGTATGTGGTTGTGCAGGGATTGTCACCACTCTCTCCCAGACCTGCTCAGAGAGAGAACCTCAAGCCAGTGCTTGTCGAGGAACTCCGGGGATGGCTGAGGTGGCTGGAGAGTGTCACAAACTTTATACCCGAGGGCCCTGTGGGCCAGGAGAATGGCTAGAACCAGCAAAGGGAGCTAATGGAAGAGCAACTTGTGAATGCAAACCAGAGTATCAGAGATTTGAGACAGCCAATGGGGTCAGAGGATGTCATGCTCCCAGCGTCGGCATCGCCAGGTATCTCAATAGACGCATTCAGAGTAAAGCCGAGAAGATTGCCTTAAGGCAAAAAATCCCCATTAATTCCTCCATTTGAGTTTAATTCTTTCTCATTTCTTCAGAGGTTGTGGTTCGGATTAGTGGAAGGTTCATTTGCAATTACAAGGAGTGATCAAATACGATCAATACGTTATGTAGCAACAATAATTATTAGATTATTTTTCGTGCTATAAACTCATTTTCAATATGGTTACTCAACGATACGATAGGAATGTTTGAATTGTTTTGCTCTATAAATTTTGGAATTGTGGTGGCGAAAAgcaatgtttttaattttgtaattttatcgTCATTCTTATGCACCAACGCACAGAATATAACTTTtgatctctctcactctcattgaaatttgtaaacatgtttgttTTGATGTTtgtgacatttcagtgagagtgagtgaaatctagatctagtcatctcgctctctctcatagaaaattatgaaaacatatttacaaacaaaagttattgNNNNNNNNNNNNNNNNNNNNNNNNNNNNNNNNNNNNNNNNNNNNNNNNNNNNNNNNNNNNNNNNNNNNNNNNNNNNNNNNNNNNNNNNNNNNNNNNNNNNNNNNNNNNNNNNNNNNNNNNNNNNNNNNNNNNNNNNNNNNNNNNNNNNNNNNNNNNNNNNNNNNNNNNNNNNNNNNNNNNNNNNNNNNNNNNNNNNNNNNNNNNNNNNNNNNNNNNNNNNNNNNNNNNNNNNNNNNNNNNNNNNNNNNNNNNNNNNNNNNNNNNNNNNNNNNNNNNNNNNNNNNNNNNNNNNNNNNNNNNNNNNNNNNNNNNNNNNNNNNNNNNNNNNNNNNNNNNNNNNNNNNNNNNNNNNNNNNNNNNNNNNNNNNNNNNNNNNNNNNNNNNNNNNNNNNNNNNNNNNNNNNNNNNNNNNNNNNNNNNNNNNNNNNNNNNNNNNNNNNNNNNNNNNNNNNNNNNNNNNNNNNNNNNNNNNNNNNNNNNNNNNNNNNNNNNNNNNNNNNTTTCTTTTATCCGCACTTTCCTTTTCTCTTGTCTATATTGAGCCGGTCTTTGGGAAATGCCTCAATGTGGCGATGGAAGTCTGTGTGCTTTTGCTTGTGTTGCCAGTTCCTTCATCCGTTCCAGAGGATGACTGTCGTTCGTGGTACTCCTGGAAGCACGGCACGATGCACAGGTTTGTCTGACATTCTGGGCAATGATATTTGGTCTTGCGCCTCAGAATGCGTCCGTGGGCGTCGATGGTATTCCAGCAGAAATTACATCCAAGTGCTGGACCCGGACGTACCACTGGACAATGACTGGATCTGGGATTGTCCAGTGAAAAATCACGGGTCTTTACCTTGTTTTCGCGTCAATGAGCAAATCCGTcagtattgtatttttttattattgctaTACAATTCTAAAAGATACTGAGCCTCGCGGTCTCATAACCCTTAaagaacgattgggtcaccggagatgcatagagaaaataatttttactgactatctaaagatattttttcccaatatttATATCGCTCCATGGAAATTACAAGGAACCAACTcatttttagtcatttttcacgagacagcatgaaagattcaactttatTTGAATAATTGTCTCAATtcaatgactgaacaaaaactatttatgatttttttacttgTATGATCATTACTATagacatcgaaacatacattatttttacctttcaaaatatgttttttttttcttaattagcACCTTGTCATTCAAGTAAATgcgaaaattttccagaaaatagaATAACAAGGGATTAacttagtcccttgtttcacaaaaatgaggacagaaaatttattttgtgcccctgtactttaaacaaaattgcacaagcaatcataaaaagtaaaattgtgaaaaaattttctaattacgaaatttaatgacttatatcatctaaaaatttattaaattctatttttaagtacattaaaatctcaaaaacgccaaaaattgagttggccccttgttgAGTTGCCCTTTTTGAACAacatttaaagaatattttccaaaatgtttgtttaaaatttttctaagatctgtttttgaaattttcgcaAATCTTCTTCGGAAAAAAGAAGGATAGTGAGCAAACCTCTTCAAGGATTTAtcggaaataaaattttctgttaatATGTGAATGAAATCTTGAAAATAGCCGAAGAAATTTTGTGGGGAGAATACTACGCTAAGAATCAGTTTCATGGAATAGCTCCCTCATTCTCCCAATACCAAGATATCCACGAATCTATAAGTATATCCCTGAGACGAAGCACTTGAATCAGGACGCGTAAGGACATGCAACCGTCCCATTTCAATTTTTAAGGCTCAACgttattttaaaagtaaaaatgaCTTACCTGAGGTGACGACACAGATCGTTGTAGTTCTTCTGTCTTGACGCGAATTGACCCTGCGGTACCTGAAAAAGGTCCTAGGGAGTCCTGGGAAGGAGTGTCTGGTACAATGAGGACCGTCGGGGAGATAGTTCGCATGGCGGATGTACGGCTGGTGGAGGGTGCCGGAGGGAGGTCTGGGAGATCCTCAGAAGAGCCCTTAAGCGTAGTAGCAATGAAATGTGTGAGGTGGCTGGAGAGTGTGGTGACGCCAGAAGAAGCGGACGACTCGATAGGCGGCGATGGAGTTAAAGTGCTTGTGGGATGCGACAGCTGCCTCTGCAGCTGAAAGGGAACAGCAGGAGGGGAAGATTGACTGGGTAACAGTGGATGGGAATGCTGCTTGACCAGATAGGCGCCAGCAGATGATCCACCAGTCGTTGGAACAGACAGCAAATGCGGAGATCCAACTCCTGGAGTCGGTTCCGAAGCATGTCGCTCAATCTTCTGCGGTGGCACTCTGAGCAGATGATGGGCATAGCTCAGATCATCAGGCTCAGGACTTGCCTGGCTGGACGTGGCGTCGCTCTCCTTCTTGATACGTGGCTGTCGGATCAGCAAACGTCCCCGTTTGCTGCCCATCGTTGTCGTGGACGACGTGGCGAGACTCTTCGTTGAAGATGGACCTATCAAGgacattttcaataaaaaaaacctcaatTCCTATTTCAGCGAAAACACTCAAACCTTTTCTTTAATTGTGATATTTTAATATGTAATTAAAACTTGATTACATAATTCTACTCAATGTTcttgttcgtttttttttttatctttcttaCTCGGGGAAAGATTATTCTATCCTCCCTCCGTTTTTTTACATTATTGTTCTCCTCTCCTCactatcttattttttttcattatcaatAAATCttaaatgtattttcttttatcattttttgcaaatattttgcatttatttacTTCACCTTCTTTTACTTTAAACACGAATGCCctatttatattcaattttttcctctCATCCTTTATGATTAGAGCTAAAACATAGTCATATGTACACATACACTTTTCTTTTATACTTGTAGCGTTCTCTTTACCTCTCAACACTTGCTgctggttttctttttcttttaatacatACAGTTATCTCCAATTTCGGTTTCCTGTTTATAAATCAAGAAACGTATATGAAGAGATTTTTGTAGAAAGTTTAGAACTTTGCTTTAAAGCAAAAATtgactgaaaagaaaaaaaattataactaaTAGCTTAGATGTTtgtaggtaattttttttttgaatcatCGGTAACCTAATCATCCTTAAACGGCTCATCCGATTTTACAATGTTAAAAATTATACAGTTTATATATTATAGCACTTTCTACAAAAACCTGCTCTTACAGAGATATATTCAATTAAACTATGATTCCTCCGAAGacagaatattaaaaattgaaaaatgtacgCAGAAACATaagtttataaattttgaaaaacatcaTTTATATTTGATATTTCTTTTAGTTTGTTGTTAGTATTCGATCTGAATAAATTCTACCTGCAAGTTTTTCCCCATTCTTATCTTTTTCTCCATTGTACACTTATATATTAGCTTCTAATTCTGCTTgttaaaactttgtaaaaatatgtttttctacACACTTTCAACAAACTTTAAACAAAAAAGAACTTTACAGATCTTTcattttaaagtaattaaatCCTTGTATGTGGAAGTTTATTAGGAATATTGCATAAATATCATTGCATTTTCTTAAGTACGAAAACGAAATAAAGGGGATGACTTATTTCATTGCAGATTAAAAAGAACTTTTGAGTGTTACATTAAAGTGGATATGACTGAATTAATTTTCTGGATAGAATATATTCGGATTTTCGCAAAATATCTCTATTTAAAAGTGATTACTAACATTCTTAATCAAAATATGTAGATAGGTTACAGATATTTTGCTGCTTTCATATTCATTGcaataaattcaaaagaaaattaaatgtaacatatttttcgCAAAAAGCTGAATTTTGTTTAAAGAATTTGATATATTCTATATCTATTTTGTTACTAAAATTGCAGAATAAACAAGATAATTTCTTTTTGttattcaagaaaatattttaaaacaatatttcacGACttttatctctctctctctctctctctcttctcttTCTCTGGTAGTCAAATCTTAAATTTGGCAATCTCCAGAAGAATCACAGTTTATCCAATCTTACTACCGGCGATTCTCACGCCTTTTTTAATCTCCTCAATTCTCTACTTCAGTGGAATTATTCTAAATACCATTAAACTactctcagtgaaaaattcgtTAGATTAACTATTTCAAACTGTGAATGcaaatcaagttttttttcacGAGAACacttttcttctatattttttttcattttttctatctcctttccaatttttatttatttttttatggccACAGTTGAAGCagataaaaaatatatcttattaaatttaattgtgtGCCTCTTTGCAATTCACACtgagaaatatttctttcttttatacacatttttatttagatgattttttaatatttttttatgtcttCTCTATTTTCTActtgttttctgttttttttttttaaatatatatttataccTTTATCTAAATTTAGTGCATAAATAGTGttgttttttacttatctaTACTTTCATTTCACAatctcatacattttttttacatcaaaaatcatttaaaaaaaaaaattgttagtaatTGATTTATAGATAATTACACACAAATAGTTGAACTAATGACTAAAACAAATATTatctttgatatattttttacacattAAAGACAAAAACTGAACAGTACAGTATTGTAAGTTGAGGAATGAGTACTCTTCAACATTTGACATTTATTTTGCGCACTATCAGTAATctcacggcgttatcacacttgcacattaaaattttaatgtgattcacattaattgtcgcttgtgagcgttcaaatatattatttgtgtctttgagtcacttaatatttggggtttttctatttattgataaagaagtggagtTGGCctgtaaaaataagtttaaatttacctaaagcataaatattttttacataaaaaaaattaaagagaaaatcgcattaatttttcgcattaatgctataaatcaatttgtatcaaattttgcgggcaaagtctatctttttatcaacaaatagatcaaattttgaatataaaatgattcaaacacacaaattacacatttggactctcaccagcgacatttaatgtgaatcatattaaaattttaatgtgcaagtgtgataacacagtcagAGGGAGCGATTGGATagtaatgctcaacgcacaataacttttgtttctaaatgttttcaaaatttcctatgagagaaaacgagataatTAGATCTCTGTTtcgttcactctcattgaaatgtcaaaaacatgtttacaaaacaaaagttattgtgtgttggacaTAAAGGGGacatatttagaaaataataataatattccaTTCAAAACTTTATCtttatacaattttcctttaaattacatttgtctcaaaatttatagttttttttaacaaatttcctcaaagtgttttttttttaactctgtaaTGCTGCAGAATATTGCAAAAAAGTTACACGAATATaagagttttaaaataaaacaaatcactGAGTCGATCTAAACTGATATCCTCTGGGTAGTTGTTTTTTGCAGTATTGAAAATCTGTAATATGTAAAGTTTAAACAAACCAAATTCAGGGACTATGAATAAAGTCAAGATTTCTTTGTATTATATTAATGGGtaatagtaattttaaattattttcgtttaaattgcaatttttggaattttactgGTATTTTCTCCACGAACTCAACATTCCGAAACGAAAAATATTCCTGATTTATTTTCCTGAAACGAACATTGTCCATTTgtgatataataaaatatttatttttatataatatacaTTAGTCGGATCGCATTCCCTGACTGGCTATAATTTGAACCTATTTGAAACTTTCAAAGCTTTTTAGTCAATTATGAAATGCGATAAGACTGCAATATCTTAagggaataaatatttaattttatgtgcATGAGGTTcggaattttcttaaaaaaaaataccaaacatTTTCTAATAGGAAAAACCCTTATacagaaatttaaaatgagGCATAAGTCCGTACTTTAAAATAGCTGCCAATTTTCAGTGTTTGTTGAATATGGTAACagattaattttattcattttaataggaattctaaagcaaaaaaaaattatatattctttcgaatttttgcaaaatattagcAATGTTGATGAAATGTTCATGAAATGAGTGAATGTTAAAGGTCAagtgtgaaaaagactttggagaACGTATATCTTAACCGATTTGTCTAGAACTCGTTGAAAAGTGCTTCAAATCTCTCACGAATTTGAATCAATAATGAAACGCTAAacactgaaataagttacaccTCGTTTCTGtgtttactgaaaattttcattgcaaaataCGAAACTATATCCAAAGGTTATCAGAGAGCTgaagaaattttattcattcaaactgaagtcaaagtgggaaattcggtctaatttttttgttcttcaatttgactttattttgccaacgtttcgatcctggatgggatcttcttcagggcatcaaagtGCTTAGGAGAGCCACGGTCAGGGAAAACACACAAAATTGCACTACTTTTGACTATTCCAGAGAGCTTTGAGGTATCACCTTTCATCACAGTCTTCATCTGGTGATGAGAGGTGATACCTCAAAGCTCTCTGGAAGAGTGAAAAGTAGTGCAATTTTGTGTGTTTTCCCTGACCGTGGCTCTCCTAAGCactttgatgccctgaagaagatcccatccaggatcgaaacgttggcaaaataaagtcaaattgaagaacaaaaaaattagaccgaatttcccactttgacttcaGCTTGTATAGGTACATCTACGGTCGAAATATAGCATTAGATTTTATTCATTCTTTTCTCTTGCTttcattccaaaaaaaaatctggtatacgctctattatttttttgatCTATATTATTCATCATCTTTCTTTATCCTACCAAAAAACAGGAAGTCTACTAGGTATCCTTGAAGAGTTTAGAGATGATGTGTTTTGTGAAGAATATTTATCTTCTTTTTGTAGCCTATCTCTCCTTATTAATATAGAttacaatatttatatttttctttatagtAGTATGGCATGggacaaaaacaaaataataaaaagacaTCAAAGAAATATAcacagtatttttttctttttttgtaagtagagataaaaaggaaaaaatcatAGACGataatttcactttgaaaaaaaaaaaaaaaaaaaaacaatattagtGAATTACATCGTGTTGAAATTCAACCCCTGCAGATTCATAGCCGAGGGATTGACATTGACTGGGGTGTCTGGGTACCTTTGTCGAGCCATCGGATGCACCGATGGGAATTCCACATGGCGTGTATCCAGGAAACTCATGACACCCATGGGATGAGCATGTGGTGGACACATAATAGGTGCTGAAGTTGGTGTTTCGGGCGTTGCTGATGCTGTACTGCTACTAATGGGCATATTGATGCTTGGCTGGGCGATATGTTCATAATTTTCCATGGTATTCTCCTCATTGGTGGGCGTAGCCGGAGGCTGTGGTGAAACATTCGGTTCTAACTTAATGCGACTCTTAATACTCGGTCGACTGATGGGATATCCGCGTTTTTTGTACTCCAACCACAATGTGCGATTATTCACCCCAAATAATCTGGCAGCTTTGCAGAATCCAATTCCTCCATACCTCACGGCTTCCAAAGCTCTGATAAAATTCTCATCACCTTGCGGATTTACCGAACGTTTCCGCTTCTGTGGCGCTGGCGTTGGGGCTGGTGGCTGTTGCTGCTGAACCGGTGGCTTTGTATCAATGGGCGACTGATTGGGAGTTGTGCCCTGACTATAGACACTCTGTACCAGTGATCCTTCACCCTGAGGCGACGTTGGTGTAGACAAGGGCTGCGAATAATTGTTGACGGAGATTATTTGAGTGGGATACGTCGAACCCTGATATTGTGTCATGTGAACTGATGAAGTTGAACCTGCTCCTGCACTTTCATTCCCACTACCCCCAGCACCACCACCACCAGCTCCACCACTCCCTCCTGAGCCACCCCCAGATGTCGGTTGACTTGTACTATTTCCACCATTGCCTCCTCCACCGCCACCACCTCCGCCTCCTCCTCCCTGCTGCTGATGCCCTCCATCTGGATGACTGTGAGACGCTCCACTCATGCCAATATTCGTTGGGCACGATGACAGGGCAAAACGGGGATAGCTTGACTCAACAACTGTCCATTGCACACCTGGGAGAAGGAAAAAACGAGAGCTAGTTTTAGATTTTGTTTGCCTTAATACacgatttcaataaaaaaaaaactgggacagtttttctttttctccataTTCGCTACAAATTTTCTtcctttatttcttttctttttagctgagattctttataatctcaTTTATATTtcgtgtccaaaaaaaaaaaatttccccttCTTTCAACCTCTCTCTTCCCGTCTCTCTCGTAGGATATTACTAAAATTATCCTTTCTTTAATCTACTTAGTAATCATAAATCTTACGACGAGATTCTTCATATCAATAAACAACAGTGTTACAGTGAAGTCAAAGgatttttttgttcaactttaATTCTATTCAATTCTTTATGTAGAATACTTTAGGCAGCaaacacatttatttttttcgccTGCCGTTTGTTTAAACGATAAAAATGGGCGTGGCTATAAAAGACAGCACTAGATTTAACATCATGAACGGGTGAAGCTATCTGCTCTACGGCATCTAGTGGCCTAATAAATCCTATGGTTCCGTAATTTTAAGGTGTGAACACATTATAGGAAGTTTAACTgacattatttaaaatttattcttacTATTCTTACTAAGTTTCTTActattactgtgttatcacacttgcacattaaaattttaatataattcacattaattgtcgctggtgagagtccaaatgtgtaatttgtgtgtttgaatcattttatattcaaaatttgatctatttgttgataaaaaggtagacttggcccgcaaaatttgatataaattgatttatagcattaatgcgaaaaattaatgcgattttctctttaattttttaatgtgaaaaatatttatgctttaggtacatttaaacttatttttacaggccaagtccacttctttatcaataaatagaaaaaccccaaatattaagtgactcaaagacacaaataacatatttggacgctcacaagcgacaattaatgtgaatcacattaaaattttaatgtgcaagtgtgataacgccattagatttttttaccCACGTTATTTAATGGATTTGATCCAtggcatttttcaaaaaatgtgagGTATAGGAATATCTATAGGTCAAATTCAATAATGTACGTAAAAAAATCGAGTCCGTCATCTAAAACTTTAAAACCTTCCTCTAGAACACAGTCACAGGAAAAAATTCATTCTATAGTATAATATCGCTCTTGAATAGTTTCGGTATGATGAGATAGTGaaaatagtgaacaaaaaaaaagaactttcttgatttttttctctttaattctttacGACATTTCGAGAAGGGACGTCTTCTTTATTAGGTTTCGAATTAGCAGGAAAAATCATGTACAGGTGGGAGTTATACTCCGGTTTCTGTGACAGTCAGCACTTCTAAATTGTGATACAGTCCGAGTGCAGTGTAGGAATACAACTTTCCcgtctgtacgtgatttttcctcctAATTCGAAATTCATAAATTGAACATCCATTTTcgaaacattgtaaaaaattaaaaagaaaaatttaagaaagatctGTTTTTCCGACCGCTATCTGCTATAATATCGCTCATTCAATATTACAGAGCGATAACTTTCAGCAACAAATATGCTTTGAGTGGAATAGTCCAAATTTTAGTCCcactttttctttcaattttgcttccttttcattgaaataaaatagagCGATAAGTAAAGAGTGAGTTATCTCTCTATAAATTCAAATAAGCGTTATGTTTGACTGGAACAAATTATCCTGTGGTTTGTTGTTAAGGCGTCTAAAATATATATGAAACTTTCGTCAAAATGGAGCATTTAAATGCAATTCTCGGATTTTTTCTACTCATTAATTTCCAAAGCATTCAACGTCAATTTGAACTATGAAACCAAATCCATATCAAAATATTGCACTACTACCACTTTGGGATAGAACCACGTGCTTAAGtttttaattaacataaaatgaTATCGATAATTATTGTGTCTATTTACTCCGTAGATGTTCTAAAacgaatttcgaaatttcgcttctataattgagaaaaaaaaactgaaatggaGTGCAAGTCCATTGTTCAAGATGTTGCATCTTTATTTTCACAAAtacgatgaaaaaaaatttttttttttgaaaacaccGACAAAGAgtatatattaattaaatactttaaaaaaaaaatcacgtgcCACATAGTAGaggaaaaatatagaaattttgaattttgtattgataattaatttaaagtgcGTAATGATCTCAACACATTTTGAGAACATTTTCTCCAAAATTAAAGTTTATTAAGTATATCCTAAGCAAATGTGTAAAATAAGATCAAAATGCGTCAAATATTCCATTTGACATATTTTTTGACGAGAAATACGTCAAAACGTTCTATTTTGACACAAATAATGTCCACATGTGCAAGCTATTGATTTCAGAATGTTCCATTTTGAATTTAGATTCTCACAATTTGTATAGGtcatattcaaaataaaaaatataatatacgtAATATAcgtatataataaaaatataatattagatgagatcatatattctgtcagtagaagaggtaaaaagtttggagtggtatatctcagctcctgatgaacataattcgatgagtgaactattgttggaaagcttggttcattagctttcagaatctggtatatgtaattggctatgggtaaatcatggtcatccagaaccatttatgtcgaagaagacactttttgcagcgtcattttttaccatctactgctgggaccaggagtgacccacaattctcgcacttggactgttcgttagaggaactcaaatggtataatttgtggaagaaacttttttttggacatcttacttttttttattcatcgacttttgcaaaaattttaacattttatacgcatagaaaaaaaatgacagaaatccttctatctcattttttggacaaactaatgaagatatcgacttggaatgttctaagtactcccccataagttgatccaaggaatccaaatatcatattaatttcatccccacgtctatccttcccctccagaaaccactcttttaggatttttgtaattttttccttgcgtgtaaaatgttaaaattcttgcaaaagtcgatgaataaaaaaaagtaagatgtccaa
Proteins encoded in this window:
- the LOC129800890 gene encoding uncharacterized protein LOC129800890: MRRLVDLVMILWILEPFQTAIVPPPWADPARNPCAARPGGWQLLFWPPLQQCFRIFQLGFPCPDTMELSPSPSGVGAECRCPPGTAQSPLTARCHRLFAQDPCDAGQFFAPRQDPPLKSMAKISRGRWGACRTPGDCSDGEIFWPADGKCYGKLTRGPCPRGKLLTAAKDNLAECHCQASGHLAPFFHLADELCYEHFTRGPCPEGDLFLPSGECGCRRDLPQFHTESGQCFELGAPGPCPGGHVFQIEEGGSGGQCRCREGNVLWSEDGLCYRAFTRGPCEAGEFLMASNSTCVKNPCAKGELFFPADASCYRIGTQGPCTLHSVIVFDFTARPSIDGVSYNGVCGCAGIVTTLSQTCSEREPQASACRGTPGMAEVAGECHKLYTRGPCGPGEWLEPAKGANGRATCECKPEYQRFETANGVRGCHAPSVGIARYLNRRIQSKAEKIALRQKIPINSSI